A window of the Brassica napus cultivar Da-Ae chromosome C5, Da-Ae, whole genome shotgun sequence genome harbors these coding sequences:
- the LOC111215653 gene encoding putative F-box protein At2g02030 translates to MMASMEIYQRIVRETKRRRKGRREWKIEIPNDVMEEIVMKLPVRSIMRFQAVSKHWESVIKTRDFGARHMAHQRNKDPKLMFVSYGFDHIRFEQRDLETTSLEERLCFEIEEINGPIEISECCDGLVCFYCLTQAVRVINTATETLLPPLPLANFQRLHKDHPDPDLERDVMVEDDGAVPVPFISFTMFGFGKDNVTGRYKIVWLYNIYPATLNKKKKTRCEVFDLEERRWRFVTTRPLDHHQILSNQRPPCANGLLYWLTGDEQGYPSTQTKLIVFDIHTEMFQVTSTPPFITPDASSDKIGLCNLNGRLCISELKGDCKQEFWWRVEECNKWERIFSVDMNSTSCWFGGITSQPLTPLAISRDNNKVVLSLTYQGSLVDFDLDPDSTVYHLYYSGYYGLAIPYFPSLSLSFSSF, encoded by the coding sequence ATGATGGCGTCGATGGAGATTTATCAGAGAATTGTCAGAGAAACCAAACggagaagaaaaggaagaagagagtGGAAGATTGAGATCCCCAATGATGTCATGGAAGAAATCGTGATGAAGCTTCCGGTGAGATCGATTATGAGGTTCCAAGCGGTTTCAAAGCATTGGGAATCGGTGATTAAGACAAGAGATTTTGGAGCAAGACACATGGCTCATCAGAGAAACAAAGATCCTAAACTCATGTTTGTTTCTTATGGTTTTGATCATATCCGTTTTGAGCAAAGGGACTTGGAGACGACTTCTCTTGAAGAGAGACTCTGTTTTGAAATTGAAGAGATTAATGGTCCTATCGAGATCTCCGAATGCTGCGATGGCCTTGTCTGCTTCTACTGCTTGACTCAAGCAGTGAGAGTGATAAATACGGCCACAGAAACGTTGTTGCCACCACTCCCCTTAGCAAATTTTCAGCGTCTTCATAAAGACCATCCAGACCCGGATCTGGAGCGGGATGTGATGGTCGAAGATGATGGTGCTGTTCCAGTTCCATTCATATCATTTACCATGTTTGGATTTGGGAAAGACAACGTCACAGGACGATATAAGATAGTGTggctatataatatatatcctgCTACcttgaacaagaagaagaagacaagatgCGAGGTTTTCGATTTAGAGGAACGGAGATGGAGATTCGTGACTACCAGACCTCTTGATCATCACCAAATCTTGTCTAATCAGAGGCCACCGTGTGCAAACGGATTATTATACTGGCTCACGGGAGATGAACAAGGATACCCATCAACACAAACCAAACTCATAGTTTTCGATATTCATACAGAGATGTTTCAAGTCACCTCAACACCACCTTTTATTACCCCTGATGCCTCTAGTGACAAAATTGGTTTATGTAATCTTAACGGTCGTCTCTGCATTTCTGAGCTCAAGGGAGATTGTAAGCAAGAGTTTTGGTGGAGGGTTGAAGAATGCAACAAGTGGGAGAGAATCTTCTCAGTTGACATGAATTCTACTTCCTGTTGGTTTGGTGGTATCACTTCACAGCCTCTCACACCTTTGGCCATTTCCAGGGATAACAATAAAGTCGTCCTCTCGCTTACCTATCAAGGAAGCCTTGTTGACTTTGATCTTGATCCTGACTCGACTGTTTATCATTTGTATTATTCTGGTTACTATGGCTTGGCTATTCCTTATTTTCCAAGTTTAtcactctctttttcttctttctaa